From the Thermus brockianus genome, the window GCGGCCCACGCCCCCCCCAGGACCTTGGCGATGGGCTTAAGGCCGTGGGCCTTCACCGCCTCCTCCGAGGCGAGGAGGACCGCCGCCGCCCCGTCGGAGATCTGGCTGCTGTTGCCGGCGGTGAGGACCCCGTCCTTGCGGAAGGCGGGCTTTAGGGCCGCCAAGGACTCCAGGGTGGTCTCGGGCCGGATGCCCTCGTCCTTGTCCACCACCACCGTCCCCTTCTTCCCCGGAAGCTCCATGGGGGCGATTTCCCAGGCGAAAAAGCCCTTCTCCGTGGCCTCGGCGGCCCGCTTGTGGGAGAGGTAGGCGGCCTCGTCCATCTCCGCCCGGCCCACCCCGTAGTCCTGGGCCAGGCGCTCCGCCTGCTCCCCCATGGCCTCCCCGGTGAAGGGATCGGAAAGCCCGTCCCTAAGGAGGATGTCCTGGAGGCTTTCCGGCGCGCCCAGGAGGAACTTGTACCCCCACCTGGCCCGGTGGGAGAGGTAAAACCCCGCCTGGCTCATGGACTCCATCCCCCCCGCCAGGACCAGGTGGGCTTCCCCGGTGCGGATAAACTGCACCGCGTTCAGCGCCGCCATCATCCCCGAGGCGCAGACCATGTCCACCTGGTAGCCGTCCAC encodes:
- a CDS encoding thiolase family protein, producing MKPVYLVSAARTPIGKFGGALKDLSPAELGAHAMKAALERAGVEGKDLDLYVFGNVLRAGHGQLLPRQAALKAGIPKEVDGYQVDMVCASGMMAALNAVQFIRTGEAHLVLAGGMESMSQAGFYLSHRARWGYKFLLGAPESLQDILLRDGLSDPFTGEAMGEQAERLAQDYGVGRAEMDEAAYLSHKRAAEATEKGFFAWEIAPMELPGKKGTVVVDKDEGIRPETTLESLAALKPAFRKDGVLTAGNSSQISDGAAAVLLASEEAVKAHGLKPIAKVLGGAWAAGEPWRFPEAPIPAAKRLLDRLGMRVEDFGLFENNEAFALNNVLFSRLLKVPYERLNVFGGAVALGHPIGASGARILVTLLNALRVKGEERGLAAICHGTGGSVAFALELV